GCCGCCGGCCGGCACGGTGATGTCGATGCCGTCGAGGACGGGGCCGCCCTTGTCGTCGTAGCGGAACTCGACGTGCTCGAAGCGGACTTCGCCCTTGACCGTGTCGAGGCGGACCGGCCGCTCGCGCTCGGTGATGTCGACCGGCAGGTCCAGGTACTCGAAGATGCGCTGGAAGAGCGCCAGGGAGGTCTGAATCTGGACGCCGGTCGCCAGCAGGCTCACGGCCGGGCGGAACAGGCCCTGCTGGAGGGAGACGAAGGCGACGATGGTGCCGAGGGAGACGTCGGGCCCGCCGAACCGGAGGGCGAGGCCGGCGGTCCAGTAGATGACGGCGGGCATCGCGGCCATCACGATCGTGATCACGGCCATGCGCCAGCGCCCGGCCATGTTCGATCTGACCTCCAGGTCGACCAGGCGCTCGGACTCGGCGGCGAAGGACGAGGTCAGCGAGTCGGAGCGGCCCATGGTGCGGCCGAGCAGGATGCCGCTGGCCGAGAGCGACTCGGTGACCGTGGCCGCCATCGCGGCCATCTGTTTCTGCCGCTGGGTGGTGATCTTCTTGCGTTCGTTGCCGACCCGGCGGCTGATCCAGACGAACGCCGGCAGCAGGACGAGCGAGACGATCGTCAGCCGCCAGTCAAGGGCGATCATGGCGACGACCGTGGCGGCCACGCTGGTGACGTTGGAGACCAGGGAGGTGGCGGTGGAGGTGACGGTGGCCTGCATGCCGCCGATGTCGTTGGCGATGCGGGACTGCACCTCGCCGGTGCGGGTGCGGGTGAAGAAGGCGAGCGACATGCGCTGGAGCCGGCCGTAGACCGCCGTGCGCAGATCGTGCATGACCCGCTGGCCGACGGTGGTCGAGATCAGCGTCTGGAGCACGCCGAAGACGCCGGCCAGGACGGCGCTGAGGATCATGCCGAGCGCGAGCAGGCTCAGCAGACCCGTGCGGCCCTCGGGGATGGCGACGTCGAGCGTCTCCCGCAGCAGGAACGGCGTGGCCACCGAGACCAGCGAGGAGGCGCCGACCAGCAGCCCGACGACGGCGAGGCGCCCGCGATAGGGACGGAAGAGCCGCAGGATGCGGCGCACCTGGCGGGGCTGCTCGCCGGTGTCGGCAGGTGGAGTCCAGGAGGATTCGTGTTCGGGGTGCATGGGCTCCTACGGAGGTGAGCGTGGGGGGCGGCGCGGGACGGCCGACGATGCATGACTGATCGTAGCTCATTGTTACCTATATTCACAATGAGCGGCGTCCTGATATTGTTCCCGCATGACCACCCCCGATCCCGACGGCCTGCTCGCCGAGCAGTTGCTACGGCTCACCCGCAGGGTGCACCGCATCCAGAAACGCCATCTGGAACAGCGCGACCTGGGCATCACCCCGGCCCAGTCCCGGCTGCTGCGCACCCTCGCGCACTACCCCTCGCCGCCGCGCATGGCCGACCTGGCCGAGCGGCTGGAGGTCGTGCCGCGCGCGGTGACGACGCTGGTCGACGGGCTGGAGGCGGGCGGCAGGGTCCGGCGGGTGCCGGACCCGGCGAACCGGCGCGTGACCCGGATCGAGCTGACCGACGAGGGCCGCGCGGCCCTGCTGGAGCTGCGCGGCGCCCGCCGCTCGGCGGCCGAGGAGATACTGGCGCCGCTGACGGAGAAGGAGCGCCAGGTGCTCGGCGTGCTGCTGGACACGCTGATCGACGGGGAGCCCGCGCCGCGCTGCTGAGCGGCTCTCCCCCTCCGGAAGGCCCCCGCCCGAGGGGCATCCGCCCCGCCGGAGCGGCCTGTCTCGGGGACGGGGGCCCTGGTATGCGCGCGTCGGCGGCCGGACTCAGCAGCGGTCGCGGTCCTCCGTCAGCACGCCCTGGACCGTGGTCAGCGAGCGGTCGTAGCAGCCCGCCGAGCCGACGAGACGGTAGCGCTCGGTCGATGTGCCCACCGCGTGCCGCTGGTCGCGCGGGACGTTCAGCGTGTACGTGGCGTCGCCGCTGTAGGTGTCGTCCAGCCGCGACCACGCGGTGCGCCGGCCGCCCTCGCGCGTCACCGCCGACGCCCGGTCGCCGACCGTGAGCACGGTGCGCAGCCGGTCGTCCGGGCCCAGGGTGACGGTGCCGTTCATGGTGTACGTCCGATGGGTGTGCGTCGTGCGCGCCGGTCCCCGGCCGGTGGTCCCGACCGATTCGTCGTCACTCCAGAAGGCGTCGAGTCCGTCCGTGTTCTCGCCGTCGGTCCAGCGGTGGACGGAGGCGTGGGCGAGCGTCCGGGTGACGGTGGTGGTCACCCGTCCGTGAGAGGTGTCCAGGTAGCCGGAGACGGTGAGCCGGTGCCCCGCCTCGGTGTCCACCCGGTGCTCCCGGCCGGGCGTGTGGACCGAGGAGTTGGCGAGGTCGGCGGCGGTGTCCTCGATGAGCGCGCCGGGGACGTGGGCCCGGTGCGGGTCCTGCCAGACCAGGACGTTCACCGGTGTGCTCCAGCCCGGCTGCCCCGCCGGCACCCCGGCGACGGACACCTCGACGCGGTGCGGGCGGCCGTCGTTGAGCAGGCCGGCGAAGGGCGTGAGGTCGTACTCGACGGGCCGCACGTCGAAGGCGCGCGGGGCCGGGACGACGTACCAGAGGAAGGGGTTGGACCAGCCGCCCGTCCACACGTGCGGGTACGGCGCGGCGATGCCGGCGAGCCGCCCGTCGACGCTGATCCGCACCTCCCGGTACGGCCCGTGGTCGGCCTTGCAGGAGTACGGCGCCGGATCGGCGACGGTCAGGTACCAGAACTCCTCGCAGCCGCCGCCCGAACCGGTCGCGTACACCTCGGCGACGATCCGTTCGCTGTTGCGCGGGGTGGTGAGCGTCGTACCGGCGGGCGTGTCGGCGAGGGTGAGGACCCGGTCGGGCGCGGGGGCCGCGGGGCGCCCCGCGTAGAAGGCCAGGGTGACGTGTACGTCGATGACACCGGTGTAGGTGTCGTCCACCACGTTGCCGATCAGCATCTCGACGTCCCGGGCGGCGCGGAAGGTCTCGCTGTAGCGGGTGACGTCCTTCTCGACGTGCCACTCGATGCCGTCGGGCGAGGGTTCCGGGGTGGAGGTGCGCAGGACCTCGACCCCGCCGACCCGCAGATAGCCGAGCCGGTCGTACTGACGGCCCTTCACCTTCCCGTCGAGGCGCAGCACGACCTTGCTCCAGCGGTCGCCGCAGCCCTCGGGGGGCGCGTAGGTGCCGTGGTAGGGCGTGAAGTCACGGAACCGTGCGTCGGCGAGGGTGACCTGGCAGGAGCGGGTGTGCGGCCGGCCGACGGGCGGGGCCGCGGTCACCGGGTCGTGCCAGTCGGTGCCGAACTCGGCGGGTACGTCCACCGCTCGGGCGGTCGGCGCACCCGTGCCGAAGAGCGCGCTCGCCAGGAGGGTCGCTCCGGCAAGCATGGACATGACTAACTGTCGTCTCATGGCCGGTGTTCTACGGGCGGACGGCCCGCCCCGCAATGACGCCTCGGGAGATCGGCGCGATGCGCACGGCCGTCCGGGACGCCACGCAGGCACCCAGAAAAGTGACAATCAGTTATATAAGCGCATCGTACTGGCATAGTGCGGGCATGGAGATCACGACGGCCGGCGGCCCTCCCGCCGGGCGCGCGGCCGCGCGCTCCGCGCCCCGCGCCGCCGAGGGGCATCCACGGTGAAAGCACCGGTCACAAACCCGTCGGGACGGCACCGCCGGGCCGTCCGCACGCTCGCCGGAGCCGTCGTACTCGCCCTCGCCCTCGCGGGAGCCGCCGTCGTCACCGTCAGCGCCCCGTTCGCCGGTCCGGGCCGGCGACCCGCCCCCGGCGCACCGGCCACGGCCGCCGGTCCGGCCCCGTCGCCCGGCGCGCCGGGCATCGGCGATCCGCTCATGCCGCTGGCCGGCAACGGCGGTTACACCGTCCGCCGTTACACGCTCGACTTCGACTGGCGGGCCCCCCGCACACCCTTCGAGGCCGCGGCCTCCATCAGCGCCACCGCCGACCAGGCCCTGTCCCGCTTCGACCTGGACTTCGCGGGCAACACGCTGCACCGCGTGACCGTCGACGGGGCGCCGGCCGCAGCCGAGCGCCACGGTGACGAACTCGTCGTCACCCCCGCGAAACCCATCCCGCGCGGCCGCGCGTTCACCGTCCGCGTCGCCTACACCGCCGACCCCACGCAGGGACGCCACCGCGACGACGCCATCCAGGACTACGGCTGGGTCCCCACGCCCGACGGGACCGTCGTCTGCGCGCAGCCCGACGGCGCCCGGATGATCTTCCCGGCCAACGACCACCCCAGTCTGCGGGCGCCCATCACCTTCCGCGTGACGACCCCGCCCGGAGTCAGCGCGGTGGCCAACGGCCGCCTCGTCGGCACCGAGCGGCACCCCGACGGCCGCACCCGCTGGACGTACGACTCCGAACAGCCGATCGCGGCGCAGCTGGTCCAGCTGGCCATCGGAAGGTTCACGTTCGTCGACAGCGAGGGGCCGCGCGGGCTGCCCGTGCGGGACGTGGTGCCGGACGGCCTGGTCGCGGACACCGAGGAGTACCGTTCGCTCACCCCGGACCACCTGGCCTGGCTGGAACAGCGGCTCGGCCCCTACCCGTTCCGCCGCTACGGCGTGCTGGTCGGGGACACCGACCTGCCGGTGGCGCTGGAGACCCAGTCGCTCGCCGTCGTGCCCCGGGACGACCTGCTGGGCGACCGGGTCGGCGCGGAACGCAACCTCGTGCACGAACTGACCCACCATTGGACTGGTGACAGCGTCGCCATCCGGCGCTGGTCCGACCTGTGGCTGAGCGAGGGTCACGCCCGTTACTACGAACGGCTGTACTCCGACGAGCACGGCGGGGCCGAGCTGGAGTCCGTGATGCGGGCGGCGTACGAGCGGCACGACCAGTGGCGGCACGACGAGGGGGCGCCCGCCGAACCCACCGACGCCACGCTGTTCAAGGTGATGCGGTACGACGGCTCGGCGCTGGTGCTGTTCGCGCTGCGGGAAAAGGTCGGCGAGGAGACCTTCGGCCGGATCGAGCGGGCCTGGGTGACCGCCTACCGGGGCCGGGCGGCCGGCACCCGGGACTTCATCGCGCTCGCGTCCCGGGTCGCGGGCGAGGACCTCGGCCCGTTCCTCCACCCGTGGCTGTACGGCGCGCACACCCCGCCGATGCCGGGGCATCCCGACTGGCAGGTGGACCCGGTGGAGGACTGAGCGCTGGGGCAACCGGGCGGCCGGGCCGGGACCGGACGGCCTGTCATGTTTGGTTGCCCCGGGCAGCGGAGTCACTGCCGCCGACCGGGTGGCCTCTGCGGGAGGGCTGGTCCACACCGGTGACCCTCGCCACGACACGGCGCTCCGGGCACGGAAACGTACGAGGGGTGGCGCGACGGGCAACTCCTCTGCCCTGGTTGCGAACGAGCGTGGTTGGGAGAGCCCCTGCAATGAGAAGAAATGTCGTTGCCCGTATCCCCGGTGCCGTCCGGAGATGCCGCCGTACGGCCTGTGTCATCGCGGGGGCGGCGCTGCTGCCACCGCTGCTGATCCTCCCGATGTCCGGCTGCGCCGATCCGTCCGACCGGCGGCTGCAGGACGCCTTCACGGACGCCGCACGCGAGTTCCACGTGCCGCGCAGTGTCCTCATGAGCGTGTCCTACCTGCAGTCGCGCTGGGACTCCCACCCCGGCGCGCCCAGCGTCGCCGGCGGCTTCGGGCCGATGCACCTGCTGGACCCCGAACTCGTCACGACGCCGGCCCCCTCCGCCACCGCGCGGGCGGCGGACGGCGTCCAGGCCCAGCCCCGCGCCGCGGCCCCCGGACCGGCCGCCACCGACGGCGCCGGCACCTCGCCCGGCCACGCCGTGCAGCCCGCGGACCTGCCCCACGCGGCACGGCTGATCCACGTCCCGGCCGAACAACTGCGCAAGGACGCCGTCGCCAACGTACGCGGCGGCGCGGCGCTCCTGGCCGCCACGCAACGGCAGCTCGGCAAGCCCCTCAGCGCCGACCCGGCGGACTGGTGGGAGGCGGTGGCGCGCTTCCCGGGCACCCGTGACGTCTCGTCGGCCGCCGCCTACGCCGACGATGTCTTCGCCCTGATCCGCCGGGGCGCGCACCGCACCACCGCCGAGGGGCAGGAGGTCACGCTGCCCGCCACCCCCCGCGTCCGGCCGCGCCAGCACACCCCCTCCGCCCAGGGACCGCAGCGGCAGAAGGACGTCGAGTGCCCCGCCGAACTGGCCTGCGACTGGCTCGGCGCGCCGTACGAGGAGATCGACGACAGCGCGTACGGC
This sequence is a window from Streptomyces rubradiris. Protein-coding genes within it:
- a CDS encoding M1 family metallopeptidase codes for the protein MKAPVTNPSGRHRRAVRTLAGAVVLALALAGAAVVTVSAPFAGPGRRPAPGAPATAAGPAPSPGAPGIGDPLMPLAGNGGYTVRRYTLDFDWRAPRTPFEAAASISATADQALSRFDLDFAGNTLHRVTVDGAPAAAERHGDELVVTPAKPIPRGRAFTVRVAYTADPTQGRHRDDAIQDYGWVPTPDGTVVCAQPDGARMIFPANDHPSLRAPITFRVTTPPGVSAVANGRLVGTERHPDGRTRWTYDSEQPIAAQLVQLAIGRFTFVDSEGPRGLPVRDVVPDGLVADTEEYRSLTPDHLAWLEQRLGPYPFRRYGVLVGDTDLPVALETQSLAVVPRDDLLGDRVGAERNLVHELTHHWTGDSVAIRRWSDLWLSEGHARYYERLYSDEHGGAELESVMRAAYERHDQWRHDEGAPAEPTDATLFKVMRYDGSALVLFALREKVGEETFGRIERAWVTAYRGRAAGTRDFIALASRVAGEDLGPFLHPWLYGAHTPPMPGHPDWQVDPVED
- a CDS encoding ABC transporter ATP-binding protein yields the protein MHPEHESSWTPPADTGEQPRQVRRILRLFRPYRGRLAVVGLLVGASSLVSVATPFLLRETLDVAIPEGRTGLLSLLALGMILSAVLAGVFGVLQTLISTTVGQRVMHDLRTAVYGRLQRMSLAFFTRTRTGEVQSRIANDIGGMQATVTSTATSLVSNVTSVAATVVAMIALDWRLTIVSLVLLPAFVWISRRVGNERKKITTQRQKQMAAMAATVTESLSASGILLGRTMGRSDSLTSSFAAESERLVDLEVRSNMAGRWRMAVITIVMAAMPAVIYWTAGLALRFGGPDVSLGTIVAFVSLQQGLFRPAVSLLATGVQIQTSLALFQRIFEYLDLPVDITERERPVRLDTVKGEVRFEHVEFRYDDKGGPVLDGIDITVPAGGSLAVVGPTGAGKSTLGYLVPRLYDVTGGRVTLDGVDVRDLDFDTLARAVGVVSQETYLFHASVADNLRFAKPDATDEELHAAARAAQIHDHITALPDGYDTIVGERGHRFSGGEKQRLAIARTILRDPPVLILDEATSALDTRTEAAVQRAIDALSADRTTLTIAHRLSTVRDADQIVVLDSGRVAERGTHEELLERDGRYAALVRRDAQLRPTD
- a CDS encoding MarR family winged helix-turn-helix transcriptional regulator: MTTPDPDGLLAEQLLRLTRRVHRIQKRHLEQRDLGITPAQSRLLRTLAHYPSPPRMADLAERLEVVPRAVTTLVDGLEAGGRVRRVPDPANRRVTRIELTDEGRAALLELRGARRSAAEEILAPLTEKERQVLGVLLDTLIDGEPAPRC
- a CDS encoding peptide-N4-asparagine amidase; amino-acid sequence: MRRQLVMSMLAGATLLASALFGTGAPTARAVDVPAEFGTDWHDPVTAAPPVGRPHTRSCQVTLADARFRDFTPYHGTYAPPEGCGDRWSKVVLRLDGKVKGRQYDRLGYLRVGGVEVLRTSTPEPSPDGIEWHVEKDVTRYSETFRAARDVEMLIGNVVDDTYTGVIDVHVTLAFYAGRPAAPAPDRVLTLADTPAGTTLTTPRNSERIVAEVYATGSGGGCEEFWYLTVADPAPYSCKADHGPYREVRISVDGRLAGIAAPYPHVWTGGWSNPFLWYVVPAPRAFDVRPVEYDLTPFAGLLNDGRPHRVEVSVAGVPAGQPGWSTPVNVLVWQDPHRAHVPGALIEDTAADLANSSVHTPGREHRVDTEAGHRLTVSGYLDTSHGRVTTTVTRTLAHASVHRWTDGENTDGLDAFWSDDESVGTTGRGPARTTHTHRTYTMNGTVTLGPDDRLRTVLTVGDRASAVTREGGRRTAWSRLDDTYSGDATYTLNVPRDQRHAVGTSTERYRLVGSAGCYDRSLTTVQGVLTEDRDRC